One Ignisphaera sp. DNA window includes the following coding sequences:
- a CDS encoding replication factor C large subunit — protein sequence MSQERDRIPWIIKYRPKKVDDVVDQEEAKEKILEWFKKWPNVQKKALLLYGPPGCGKTSLVEAIANEFGYELLEMNASDFRRKEDIERIAVRSSTIQSLFSSGKKKIILLDEVDGIAAKEDAGALDAIKHLVEITKAPIVMTANNPWDQKLRPLRELAEFVQFRKLDKRDLTKLLLRICSAENLRCDEKALEYIVERAEGDARAAINDLQAVGEGFGEVSLERAKALLRPRDKERDPFETLRMIFSATYAWQAKNALNQSQLDYEQLRLWLEENIPLQYTNLNDVARAYEFLSKADVYLGRIVKSGDWDLLTYSIDLMTSGIALAARNNSKDKFRWVKYNFPQRILMLSKLKESRDVREDLAKIVSQNLHISTSTAKSDVIPILKAIFLTNPDYAARIAIGLGLSEKMIELLAGSNKANIMSYYRKYKELMEKEAKKELESMVYDEGGKHKKSKPKPEGKKEKRDLLSFSKKS from the coding sequence TTGTCTCAAGAAAGAGATAGAATACCTTGGATCATAAAGTATAGGCCTAAGAAAGTAGATGATGTTGTTGATCAAGAGGAGGCAAAAGAAAAGATTTTGGAATGGTTTAAGAAATGGCCTAATGTGCAGAAAAAGGCTTTGCTGCTATATGGACCTCCAGGCTGTGGCAAAACATCACTTGTAGAGGCAATAGCAAATGAGTTTGGATATGAGCTTCTTGAAATGAATGCAAGTGATTTTAGAAGAAAAGAGGATATAGAAAGAATTGCAGTTAGATCCTCAACAATACAAAGCCTTTTTAGTTCTGGAAAAAAGAAAATTATACTCTTAGATGAAGTTGATGGAATAGCTGCAAAGGAGGATGCAGGTGCTCTTGATGCTATTAAGCATTTGGTTGAAATAACTAAAGCACCCATCGTAATGACAGCTAATAATCCATGGGATCAAAAACTGAGGCCTTTACGTGAGTTAGCTGAGTTTGTCCAGTTTAGGAAATTGGATAAAAGGGATTTGACTAAGCTTCTTCTGCGAATATGCTCAGCAGAGAATTTGAGATGTGATGAAAAAGCCTTGGAATACATTGTAGAGAGGGCAGAGGGTGATGCAAGGGCAGCTATAAACGATCTTCAAGCTGTTGGTGAAGGCTTTGGAGAAGTGAGTCTTGAAAGAGCCAAGGCTCTGCTTAGACCAAGAGACAAGGAGAGAGATCCATTTGAAACACTTAGAATGATATTTTCTGCAACATATGCTTGGCAAGCGAAAAATGCGTTGAATCAATCCCAGCTGGATTATGAACAGCTGAGGCTCTGGCTCGAAGAAAACATTCCTTTACAATACACTAATTTAAATGATGTAGCAAGGGCATACGAATTTCTGAGCAAGGCTGATGTATATCTTGGAAGAATTGTTAAATCAGGAGACTGGGATCTGCTAACCTATAGCATAGACCTTATGACATCAGGTATAGCCTTAGCTGCTAGGAATAATTCCAAAGACAAATTCAGATGGGTTAAATACAACTTCCCACAAAGAATATTAATGTTATCTAAATTAAAAGAGAGTAGAGATGTAAGAGAGGATCTAGCGAAAATAGTTTCTCAAAACCTTCATATATCGACTTCGACAGCAAAAAGTGATGTAATACCAATACTAAAAGCGATATTCTTGACAAACCCAGACTATGCCGCTAGAATTGCCATTGGTTTGGGGCTATCCGAGAAGATGATTGAGTTACTAGCAGGATCCAATAAGGCAAATATAATGAGTTATTATAGGAAATACAAAGAACTTATGGAGAAAGAAGCCAAGAAGGAGTTAGAGTCCATGGTGTATGATGAGGGGGGCAAACACAAGAAATCAAAACCAAAGCCTGAGGGTAAAAAAGAGAAGAGGGATCTACTATCTTTTTCAAAAAAGAGTTGA
- a CDS encoding replication factor C small subunit — MSTKIAELLWVEKYRPKSLKEMVNQEEIVRRLMKFVEEKNMPHLLFAGPPGTGKTTAALALAHDLYGEDWRRYVLELNASDERGITVIRSKVKEFARSKVTGEVPFKIVILDEADNMTADAQQALRRIMEMYVETTRFILIANYASKIIDPIQSRCASFRFIQLKKDDVVGRLKWICAQENVMCHDDGLEAVYEISGGDLRKAINILQAAATLGEVTIANVYKVVGLAHPKEIREILNLALSGKFIEARDKLRELMVTYGLSGVDVLKQMHRELFSADLKIPEDVRVMIADYIGEIHFRIVEGADDEIQLTALLARLSLLGRR; from the coding sequence TTGAGCACAAAAATTGCTGAACTGCTGTGGGTTGAGAAGTATAGACCAAAGTCATTAAAGGAGATGGTTAATCAAGAAGAAATTGTTAGGAGGCTCATGAAATTTGTTGAAGAGAAGAATATGCCTCATCTACTCTTTGCGGGCCCTCCCGGTACTGGAAAGACCACTGCAGCTTTGGCTCTAGCTCACGATTTGTATGGAGAGGATTGGAGAAGATACGTCTTAGAACTTAATGCAAGCGATGAAAGAGGGATTACTGTTATAAGAAGCAAAGTCAAGGAATTTGCGAGAAGCAAGGTGACAGGCGAGGTGCCATTCAAGATTGTCATACTTGATGAGGCTGATAACATGACTGCTGATGCTCAGCAGGCTTTGAGGAGAATTATGGAGATGTATGTAGAGACAACGCGTTTCATATTAATAGCAAACTATGCAAGTAAAATAATTGATCCGATACAATCACGATGTGCATCGTTTAGATTTATACAACTTAAAAAAGACGATGTTGTAGGTAGACTAAAGTGGATATGCGCGCAAGAGAATGTGATGTGCCATGATGATGGCTTAGAAGCTGTGTATGAGATTAGCGGAGGTGATTTAAGAAAAGCGATAAACATCCTACAAGCAGCGGCAACTCTAGGCGAGGTCACAATAGCCAATGTTTATAAAGTTGTTGGACTAGCCCATCCAAAAGAGATAAGAGAAATTCTGAATTTAGCTCTATCAGGTAAATTTATTGAGGCTAGAGACAAGTTGAGGGAACTCATGGTGACATACGGTCTCAGTGGGGTAGATGTTTTGAAGCAGATGCATAGAGAGCTTTTTTCAGCTGATCTGAAGATACCTGAAGATGTAAGGGTTATGATAGCTGATTACATAGGCGAAATACACTTTAGAATTGTTGAGGGAGCTGACGACGAAATACAGTTGACAGCTTTGCTTGCTAGACTTAGCTTACTTGGGAGAAGGTAG